Proteins from a genomic interval of Polaribacter sejongensis:
- a CDS encoding Tex family protein: protein MQLLSYIIQQTQLSSKSVENTISLLNEDATIPFISRYRKERTGNLDEVQIGDIVKFKETFEALEKRKKAILKTLEEQNVLSAELTQKVTTSKDLIALEDLYLPFKKKRKTKAETARLQGLEPLAKMMMSQRVNDLEHTASKYTSKEVVTIDDALEGARFIIAEWINERTDIRNNIRRELERYATITSKVIKTKSEDEKAQKFKDYFDWSESLSRIPSHRFLAILRAENEGFIRVKIEIDTERALQKMEERIIRTQNECTPQIELAIKDAYKRLLYPSLSNERLSLVKENADEDAITVFSKNLKQLLLGAPLGEKRILAIDPGFRSGCKIVCLNEQGDLEHNETIFPHAPQNQTIEAIKKISSLVEAHKIEAIAIGNGTASRETEQLVKKIEFKHSVDVFVVSEAGASIYSASKIARDEFPNYDVTVRGSVSIGRRLQDPLAELVKIDAKSIGVGQYQHDVDQTKLKKSLDTTVESCVNTIGVNINTASESLLSYVSGIGPKLAENIVNYRNENGSFTSRNTIKKVPRLGGKAYEQAAGFLRIKKGKNPLDDSGVHPESYVLVDKMAKDNNIKVSEFIGNKELIQKINLKNYITKTIGLPTLEDIIKELEKPGLDPRAKAKVFSFDKNIKNIDDLRIGQLLPGIVNNITNFGCFVDVGIKESGLIHVSNLSDTFVKDVSAIVNLQQQIIAKVIEVDVVRKRIQLALVK from the coding sequence ATGCAGTTACTTTCATATATAATTCAACAAACACAACTTTCTTCTAAATCTGTAGAAAACACTATTTCATTGTTAAATGAAGATGCTACAATTCCTTTTATCAGTAGGTATAGAAAGGAAAGGACAGGTAATTTAGATGAAGTTCAAATTGGTGATATTGTCAAGTTTAAAGAAACTTTTGAAGCCTTAGAAAAGCGTAAAAAAGCAATTTTAAAAACCTTAGAAGAACAAAATGTTTTATCAGCAGAATTAACACAAAAAGTAACTACTTCTAAAGATTTAATTGCTTTAGAAGATTTGTATTTACCTTTTAAGAAAAAGCGAAAAACCAAAGCAGAAACTGCTCGTTTACAAGGCTTAGAACCACTGGCAAAAATGATGATGAGTCAGCGTGTAAACGACTTAGAACATACCGCTTCTAAATACACGTCCAAGGAAGTTGTAACTATTGATGATGCATTAGAAGGTGCACGATTCATTATTGCAGAATGGATTAATGAGCGCACAGATATCAGAAATAATATTAGACGAGAATTAGAACGTTATGCTACAATTACATCTAAAGTAATAAAAACAAAGTCTGAAGATGAAAAAGCTCAAAAATTTAAAGATTACTTTGATTGGAGCGAATCTTTAAGCAGAATTCCATCTCATCGATTTTTAGCAATTTTAAGAGCCGAAAATGAAGGTTTTATCCGTGTTAAAATAGAAATTGACACAGAAAGAGCCCTTCAAAAAATGGAAGAACGAATTATTCGTACGCAAAACGAATGCACTCCACAAATAGAACTCGCTATAAAAGATGCTTATAAACGCTTATTGTATCCATCTTTATCTAACGAAAGATTATCATTAGTAAAAGAAAATGCAGATGAAGATGCTATAACCGTATTTTCTAAAAACTTAAAACAATTGCTTTTAGGTGCTCCTTTAGGCGAAAAAAGAATTTTAGCCATCGATCCTGGATTTAGATCTGGTTGTAAAATTGTATGTTTAAATGAGCAAGGAGATTTAGAGCATAATGAAACTATTTTTCCGCATGCACCACAAAATCAAACCATAGAAGCTATCAAAAAAATAAGCTCTTTGGTAGAAGCGCATAAAATTGAAGCCATTGCAATTGGTAACGGAACTGCGTCTAGAGAAACCGAACAATTGGTTAAAAAAATTGAGTTTAAACATTCGGTAGATGTATTTGTAGTGAGTGAAGCTGGAGCATCTATTTATTCCGCTTCTAAAATAGCTAGAGATGAATTCCCAAATTATGATGTTACCGTTCGTGGTTCTGTTTCTATCGGAAGACGTTTACAAGATCCTTTAGCAGAATTGGTGAAAATTGATGCAAAATCGATTGGAGTTGGACAATATCAACATGATGTCGATCAAACAAAACTAAAAAAATCTCTTGATACTACCGTAGAAAGTTGTGTAAATACCATTGGTGTAAACATTAATACTGCAAGTGAATCTTTGTTGAGTTATGTTTCTGGAATTGGACCAAAATTGGCAGAAAACATTGTGAATTATAGAAATGAAAATGGTTCTTTTACCTCTAGAAATACCATTAAAAAAGTACCTCGTTTAGGCGGAAAAGCATACGAACAAGCTGCTGGTTTTTTACGAATAAAAAAAGGAAAAAATCCGTTAGATGATTCCGGCGTGCATCCAGAAAGTTATGTTTTGGTTGATAAAATGGCCAAAGATAATAACATAAAAGTTTCTGAATTTATTGGTAACAAAGAATTGATTCAGAAAATAAACCTGAAAAACTATATTACAAAAACTATTGGTTTACCTACTCTAGAAGATATCATTAAAGAATTAGAAAAACCAGGTTTGGACCCAAGAGCCAAAGCAAAAGTATTTTCTTTTGATAAAAATATTAAAAATATTGACGATTTAAGAATAGGACAACTCTTACCCGGAATTGTAAATAACATAACCAATTTTGGGTGTTTTGTAGATGTTGGAATCAAAGAAAGTGGATTAATTCATGTTTCTAACTTATCTGATACTTTTGTAAAAGATGTTAGTGCAATTGTAAATCTACAACAACAAATTATTGCAAAAGTAATAGAGGTTGATGTAGTTAGAAAACGAATTCAATTGGCTTTAGTAAAGTAA
- a CDS encoding type IA DNA topoisomerase yields MKVCIAEKPSVAREIASILGANTKRDGYYEGNGYAVTYTFGHLCTLLEPKDYKPHWKSWDLNNLPMLPERFDTKVTGDAGIRKQYNIVKSLFDKATVVINCGDAGTEGELIQRWVINQAGYKGEVQRLWISSLTEEAIKEGFKNLKPAEKYDNLYYAGYSRAIGDWLLGLNATRLYTVKFGGFKQVLSVGRVQTPTLAMLVNRFFEIRDFKPQPYWELQTKYRNTLFNYEDGRFLKQEDGEVLANKVKESDFEIVSVTKKKGKEYAPKLFDLTGLQVYCNNKFGFSADETLKMVQKLYEMKVVTYPRVDTTFLPNDVYPKIGGILSKLTNYSELTQPLLGSKIKKSKRVFDDKKVTDHHAIIPTGIQGNLQYNQQQVYDIITRRFIGVFYPDSDVSNTSVIGKAAEVPFKTTGKEILTKGWRVAFETEESKIKKELNEQMTLPSFVKGEKGPHEPSFLEKETKPPRNFTEASLLRAMETAGKQVDDENLRELMKENGIGRPSTRASIIETLFRRKYIERKKKLVLPTQTGIDLINIIDNELLKSAELTGRWEKRLKEIERGEFNAGTFINNMKKMVDQLVYEVRSNTTKKRITSNATVSSNSVESSSKSKTKKSTKKQVAGKTCPKCEKGQLLKGTSAFGCSEYKNNCDLKIPFEIYGKKVSENQLIRLIDKGCTTNLKGFKTDAGSVEGLIRFDDDFKLKLEPKQKVVSSTSVEKSSDKITCPKCKQGTILKGKTAYGCSNYKNGCDFVFTFENIKKIANGKPLTKDLVIKIISA; encoded by the coding sequence ATGAAAGTCTGTATTGCCGAAAAGCCATCTGTAGCAAGAGAAATAGCTAGTATTCTAGGAGCCAACACAAAACGTGATGGTTACTACGAAGGAAACGGTTATGCGGTAACATATACATTCGGACATTTGTGCACGCTTTTAGAGCCTAAAGATTACAAACCGCATTGGAAAAGTTGGGATTTGAACAATTTACCAATGTTACCAGAACGTTTTGACACCAAAGTTACGGGAGATGCAGGAATTAGAAAACAATACAATATTGTAAAATCTTTATTTGATAAAGCCACGGTAGTCATCAATTGTGGGGATGCGGGGACAGAAGGAGAATTAATTCAACGTTGGGTAATTAATCAAGCTGGTTATAAAGGAGAGGTTCAGCGTTTATGGATTTCATCTTTAACAGAAGAGGCTATAAAAGAAGGATTTAAGAATTTAAAACCTGCAGAAAAATACGACAATTTATATTATGCAGGGTATTCTAGAGCTATTGGAGATTGGCTTTTAGGCTTAAATGCAACGCGTTTGTATACTGTAAAGTTTGGTGGATTCAAACAAGTGTTATCGGTTGGAAGAGTGCAAACTCCTACCCTAGCAATGTTGGTTAATCGTTTTTTTGAAATTAGAGATTTTAAACCACAACCTTATTGGGAATTACAAACGAAATACAGAAATACACTTTTTAATTATGAAGACGGACGTTTTCTAAAACAAGAAGATGGTGAAGTTTTAGCCAATAAAGTTAAGGAATCTGATTTTGAAATTGTTTCTGTGACCAAAAAGAAAGGAAAAGAATACGCTCCTAAACTTTTTGATTTAACAGGATTACAAGTATATTGTAATAATAAATTTGGTTTTTCTGCGGATGAAACTTTAAAAATGGTTCAGAAGCTGTATGAGATGAAAGTAGTTACGTATCCTAGGGTTGATACTACTTTTTTACCGAATGATGTATATCCTAAAATTGGAGGGATTTTATCTAAATTAACAAACTACAGCGAATTAACACAACCTCTTTTAGGTAGTAAAATAAAGAAATCGAAACGTGTTTTTGATGATAAAAAAGTAACAGATCACCACGCGATTATTCCTACCGGAATTCAGGGGAATTTGCAATACAACCAACAACAGGTGTACGATATTATTACCCGTAGATTTATTGGTGTTTTTTATCCAGATTCTGATGTTTCTAACACTTCAGTAATCGGTAAAGCAGCGGAAGTCCCTTTTAAAACAACCGGAAAAGAAATTTTAACCAAAGGTTGGCGTGTAGCTTTTGAAACAGAAGAAAGCAAAATTAAGAAAGAATTAAACGAGCAAATGACCTTGCCTTCATTTGTAAAAGGTGAAAAAGGTCCACATGAACCTTCGTTTTTAGAAAAGGAAACAAAACCACCAAGAAATTTTACAGAAGCAAGTTTATTACGCGCCATGGAAACTGCGGGTAAGCAAGTAGATGATGAAAATTTACGTGAATTAATGAAAGAAAACGGAATTGGAAGACCTTCTACAAGAGCAAGTATTATAGAGACTTTATTCCGAAGAAAATATATTGAACGTAAGAAAAAACTAGTTCTACCAACACAAACAGGAATCGATTTAATTAATATCATTGACAACGAATTATTGAAATCTGCAGAGTTAACAGGACGTTGGGAAAAACGTTTAAAAGAAATTGAACGAGGAGAATTCAATGCAGGAACTTTCATTAATAACATGAAAAAAATGGTAGATCAATTGGTCTATGAGGTCCGTTCTAACACTACTAAAAAACGAATTACTTCTAACGCCACTGTCAGTTCGAATTCAGTTGAGAGTTCTTCTAAATCAAAAACTAAAAAATCAACCAAAAAACAAGTAGCAGGAAAAACTTGCCCGAAATGCGAAAAAGGACAACTCTTAAAAGGTACTTCTGCATTTGGTTGTTCTGAATATAAAAATAATTGTGATTTAAAAATTCCGTTTGAAATCTACGGAAAAAAGGTTTCAGAAAATCAATTGATACGTTTGATTGATAAAGGTTGTACCACTAATTTAAAAGGCTTTAAAACAGATGCAGGTTCAGTTGAAGGTTTAATACGTTTTGATGATGATTTTAAATTGAAATTAGAACCTAAACAAAAAGTAGTCTCTTCTACCTCTGTCGAAAAGAGTTCGGATAAAATTACTTGCCCAAAATGTAAACAAGGAACTATCTTAAAAGGAAAAACAGCCTATGGTTGTTCTAATTATAAAAATGGATGTGATTTCGTCTTCACCTTTGAAAACATCAAAAAAATAGCCAATGGAAAACCATTGACTAAAGATTTGGTGATAAAAATTATAAGTGCTTAA
- a CDS encoding DNA topoisomerase IV subunit B, whose product MSQETKYTEDNIRSLDWKEHIRMRPGMYIGKLGDGSSADDGIYILVKEVLDNSIDEYVMGAGKTIEISIHGSKVIVRDYGRGIPLGKVVDVVSKMNTGGKYDSKAFKKSVGLNGVGTKAVNALSSFFRVESSREGKSASAEFSQGNLENEEFLEESSRRKGTKVSFIPDEEIFKKYKFRNEYVAKMLKYYVYLNPGLTIIFNGEKFISENGLKDLLEDNNNVEDMLYPIIHLKGDDIEVAITHSKTQYSEEYHSFVNGQHTTQGGTHQSAFREAIVKTIREFYGKAFEASDIRKSIISAVAIKVMEPVFESQTKTKLGSTDMGGDLPTVRTYINDFLKTKLDNYLHRNTDVADALHRKIVQAEKERKELSGIRKLAKDRAKKSSLHNKKLRDCRVHLGDTKKEAYLESTLFITEGDSASGSITKSRNVNTQAVFSLKGKPLNSYGLSKKIVYENEEFNLLQAALNIEDGLEDLRYNNIVIATDADVDGMHIRLLLITFFLQFFPELIKEGHLYILETPLFRVRNKKETFYCYSDEEKRDAIAKLRGKPEITRFKGLGEISPNEFVHFIGNDIRLDPVMLDKEMSIEQMLEFYMGKNTPDRQKFIIENLKVELDTIEDEESLS is encoded by the coding sequence ATGAGTCAAGAAACAAAATATACCGAAGATAATATCAGGTCTTTAGACTGGAAAGAGCATATAAGAATGCGTCCCGGAATGTACATTGGTAAATTGGGCGATGGGTCTTCTGCAGACGATGGAATTTACATTCTTGTAAAAGAAGTTTTAGACAACTCTATAGATGAGTATGTTATGGGCGCCGGAAAAACCATTGAAATCTCTATTCATGGAAGCAAAGTTATTGTTAGAGATTACGGACGTGGAATTCCTTTAGGGAAAGTAGTTGACGTAGTTTCTAAGATGAATACTGGTGGTAAATACGACTCTAAAGCGTTTAAAAAATCTGTAGGTTTAAATGGAGTTGGTACAAAGGCTGTAAATGCACTTTCATCATTTTTTAGGGTAGAATCTTCTCGTGAAGGAAAATCTGCTTCGGCAGAATTTAGCCAAGGAAATTTAGAAAATGAAGAGTTTTTAGAAGAATCATCAAGAAGAAAGGGAACCAAAGTTTCTTTTATACCGGATGAAGAAATTTTTAAGAAATACAAGTTTAGGAATGAGTATGTAGCAAAAATGTTAAAATATTATGTGTATTTAAACCCCGGTTTAACCATAATTTTTAACGGCGAAAAATTTATTTCAGAAAACGGACTGAAAGATTTATTGGAAGATAATAACAATGTAGAAGATATGTTGTATCCAATAATTCACTTAAAAGGTGATGATATAGAAGTTGCCATTACGCATAGTAAAACGCAATATTCAGAAGAATATCATTCTTTTGTAAATGGGCAACATACCACACAAGGAGGAACGCATCAATCTGCATTTAGAGAAGCAATTGTAAAAACAATTAGAGAATTTTACGGAAAAGCTTTTGAAGCTTCGGATATTCGTAAATCTATTATTTCTGCAGTTGCCATAAAGGTAATGGAACCTGTTTTTGAGAGTCAGACAAAAACAAAATTAGGTTCTACAGATATGGGAGGCGATTTACCAACTGTAAGAACCTACATAAATGATTTCTTAAAAACAAAATTAGATAATTACCTGCATAGAAATACAGATGTTGCAGATGCGTTACACAGAAAAATTGTTCAGGCAGAAAAAGAAAGAAAAGAACTTTCAGGAATTAGAAAGCTAGCAAAAGACAGAGCTAAGAAATCTAGTTTACACAATAAAAAATTACGTGATTGCAGAGTTCATTTAGGTGATACAAAAAAAGAGGCCTATCTAGAATCGACACTTTTTATTACTGAGGGAGATTCTGCATCTGGTTCTATTACTAAATCTAGAAATGTAAATACACAAGCAGTTTTTAGTTTAAAAGGAAAGCCTTTAAACTCTTACGGATTAAGTAAGAAAATTGTGTATGAGAATGAAGAGTTTAACCTTTTACAAGCCGCTTTAAATATAGAAGATGGTTTAGAAGATTTGCGTTATAATAATATTGTAATTGCAACAGATGCCGATGTAGATGGTATGCACATTCGTTTGTTATTGATTACATTTTTCTTACAATTTTTCCCTGAATTGATAAAAGAAGGGCATTTGTATATTTTAGAAACTCCGTTGTTTAGAGTCCGTAATAAAAAGGAAACTTTTTATTGTTATTCTGACGAAGAAAAAAGAGATGCGATTGCAAAGTTGAGAGGAAAACCAGAGATAACTCGATTTAAAGGTTTGGGTGAGATTTCGCCAAACGAGTTTGTTCATTTTATAGGAAATGATATTCGTTTAGATCCTGTAATGTTAGACAAAGAAATGTCTATTGAGCAGATGCTAGAGTTTTATATGGGGAAAAATACTCCAGATAGACAGAAGTTTATTATTGAGAATTTAAAGGTTGAATTGGATACTATAGAGGATGAAGAGAGTCTATCTTAA
- a CDS encoding AMP-dependent synthetase/ligase: MNYKHLLKVIKDNTSRFTTKEAVFYKDEASQNWKGISWDSFYFQIQQVSKALINFGIKEQDNIGVFAQNMTEWIMADLGIMGVRAVTIPIYATNSQKEVEYVVNDAEISVLFVGDQEEFDKVELISENNKYLKLIVALTSTVDLRGHKNAVYFTDFINAEFPKSIETELEKRHSDSKLDDLASIIYTSGTTGEPKGVMLDHNNFASSLKAHEAELDVDEKDVSLSFLPLSHIYERSWVFFCLQQGIQVYFNQDPKKIADVLKEVKPTLMCTVPRIFEKIFAAIQEKRKEASPTKMKLASWALGVGNKYHNTYRRFDKKVPLMLKLKHKIADKLVLSKLRDVFGGNIKFMPCGGAPLVPDMVSFFHSFALNIKCGYGLTETTATVTLFGNQFFEFNSAGKPISGTEIKIGANDEVLVKGPGVMKGYYKKPEATAEVFDNGWFKTGDAGKIDELGNLVITDRIKDLMKTSGGKYIAPQKLEMALVSDSFIEQIAVIGDQQKYVTALAVPSFENIKKYAEEHKISFKDIEDLIANNQIKTMLEKRFEELQKEFSKFEKIKKFTLLPKEFSIEAGEITATLKLKRKVIYKKYKALIDKMYAE; this comes from the coding sequence TTTACAACTAAAGAAGCTGTTTTTTATAAAGATGAAGCTTCACAAAATTGGAAAGGTATTTCTTGGGATTCTTTTTATTTTCAAATTCAACAAGTTTCTAAAGCTTTAATCAATTTCGGAATTAAAGAACAAGACAATATTGGTGTTTTTGCTCAAAATATGACCGAGTGGATTATGGCAGATTTAGGGATTATGGGAGTAAGAGCGGTAACCATTCCTATTTATGCAACGAATTCTCAAAAGGAAGTGGAATACGTTGTAAACGATGCAGAAATTAGTGTGTTGTTTGTTGGTGATCAAGAAGAATTTGATAAAGTAGAATTAATATCTGAAAATAATAAATATCTAAAATTAATAGTAGCCTTAACTAGTACTGTAGATTTAAGAGGTCATAAAAATGCTGTTTATTTTACTGATTTTATAAATGCAGAATTTCCAAAAAGCATTGAAACTGAATTAGAAAAACGTCATTCAGATTCTAAACTAGATGATTTAGCAAGTATTATTTATACATCTGGTACAACAGGAGAACCAAAAGGAGTAATGTTAGATCATAATAATTTTGCATCTTCTTTAAAAGCACATGAAGCAGAGTTAGATGTAGATGAAAAAGATGTGTCTTTAAGTTTTTTACCTTTAAGTCATATTTACGAGCGTAGTTGGGTGTTTTTCTGTCTACAACAAGGAATTCAGGTGTATTTTAATCAAGATCCTAAAAAAATAGCAGATGTTTTAAAAGAAGTGAAACCAACATTAATGTGTACGGTTCCTAGAATTTTTGAGAAAATTTTTGCGGCTATTCAAGAAAAAAGAAAAGAAGCTTCACCAACTAAAATGAAATTAGCAAGTTGGGCATTGGGAGTTGGGAACAAGTATCACAATACCTATCGCCGTTTTGATAAAAAAGTACCCTTAATGTTAAAGCTAAAGCACAAAATAGCAGATAAATTGGTGCTTAGTAAATTACGTGATGTCTTTGGTGGAAATATAAAATTTATGCCTTGTGGAGGAGCACCTTTAGTACCAGATATGGTTTCGTTTTTTCATTCATTTGCATTAAATATAAAATGTGGATATGGTTTAACAGAAACAACTGCTACCGTAACGTTATTCGGAAATCAGTTTTTTGAATTTAATTCTGCAGGTAAACCAATTTCTGGAACCGAAATTAAAATTGGAGCTAATGATGAAGTTTTAGTAAAAGGTCCTGGTGTTATGAAAGGATATTATAAAAAGCCGGAAGCTACTGCTGAAGTTTTTGATAATGGTTGGTTTAAAACCGGTGATGCAGGAAAAATTGATGAATTAGGAAACTTAGTAATTACTGATAGAATTAAAGATTTAATGAAAACTTCTGGAGGAAAATATATTGCACCTCAAAAACTTGAAATGGCTTTAGTAAGTGATTCTTTTATTGAGCAAATTGCTGTGATAGGAGATCAACAAAAGTATGTTACAGCTTTGGCTGTACCTAGTTTTGAGAATATTAAAAAATATGCAGAAGAGCATAAAATTAGTTTTAAAGATATTGAAGATTTGATTGCTAACAATCAAATTAAAACGATGTTAGAAAAACGTTTTGAAGAACTGCAAAAAGAGTTTTCTAAGTTTGAGAAAATTAAGAAATTCACCTTATTACCAAAAGAATTTAGTATTGAAGCTGGAGAAATTACGGCTACTTTAAAACTAAAACGTAAAGTAATTTATAAAAAATACAAAGCACTTATTGATAAAATGTATGCTGAGTAA
- the lysA gene encoding diaminopimelate decarboxylase, whose protein sequence is MKNAQLIKLANTYGSPLYVYDTDKIESQYNRLTNAFSSVKSLKLNYAVKALSNINILKFFKDLGSGLDTVSFQEVQLCLTTGIEPHDIIYTPNGVSLSEIEQVAKLGVQINIDNLSILEQFGQKHPEIPVCVRINPHIMAGGNSKISVGHIDSKFGISIHQVPHIKRVVENTGMNINGIHMHTGSDILDIDTFLRASDILFDVAKQFENIDFIDFGSGFKVPYKEGDISTDIEQLGLQLSERFNEFCADYGKDITLMFEPGKFLVSEAGSFLAKVNVVKQTTSTVFAHVDSGFNHLVRPMMYDSYHHITNISNPKGRDRYYSVVGYICETDTFASNRRIAEISEEDVLCFHNAGAYCFSMASNYNSRYIPAEVMVHKGKDYLIRKRQTIQDILHNQVVVDFSKTEKVEA, encoded by the coding sequence GTGAAAAACGCACAATTAATTAAGTTAGCAAATACATACGGAAGTCCGTTATATGTTTACGATACAGATAAAATAGAATCTCAATACAACAGACTAACAAATGCTTTTAGTAGTGTTAAAAGTTTAAAGCTAAATTATGCTGTAAAAGCACTTTCTAATATTAATATATTAAAGTTCTTTAAAGACTTAGGTTCTGGTTTAGATACTGTTTCTTTTCAAGAAGTTCAACTGTGTTTAACAACAGGAATTGAGCCTCACGATATTATTTACACCCCAAATGGTGTTTCTTTATCTGAAATTGAACAAGTTGCTAAATTGGGTGTTCAAATTAATATTGATAACCTTTCAATTTTAGAGCAATTCGGACAAAAACATCCAGAAATCCCTGTTTGTGTGCGTATCAATCCACATATTATGGCAGGTGGAAATTCTAAAATTTCTGTGGGTCATATCGATTCTAAATTCGGAATTTCTATTCACCAAGTACCTCATATAAAACGTGTGGTAGAAAATACTGGGATGAATATCAACGGAATTCACATGCATACTGGTTCTGATATTTTAGATATCGATACTTTTTTACGTGCCTCTGATATTTTATTTGATGTAGCTAAACAATTCGAAAACATCGATTTTATCGATTTTGGAAGTGGATTTAAAGTTCCTTATAAAGAAGGAGATATTTCTACAGATATAGAGCAATTAGGCTTGCAATTATCAGAAAGATTCAATGAATTTTGTGCAGATTATGGTAAAGACATTACTTTAATGTTTGAACCTGGTAAATTCTTAGTTTCAGAAGCAGGTTCTTTTTTAGCGAAAGTAAATGTTGTTAAACAGACAACTTCTACGGTTTTTGCACATGTAGATTCTGGTTTCAATCACTTAGTAAGACCAATGATGTACGATTCTTACCACCATATTACCAACATTTCTAACCCAAAAGGAAGAGATCGTTATTATTCGGTAGTAGGTTATATTTGTGAAACGGATACATTTGCATCAAATAGAAGAATTGCAGAGATTTCAGAAGAAGATGTTTTATGTTTCCACAACGCAGGTGCATATTGTTTTTCAATGGCGTCTAACTACAACTCTCGCTACATTCCTGCAGAAGTTATGGTGCATAAAGGAAAAGATTACCTTATTAGAAAAAGACAAACAATTCAAGATATTTTACACAACCAAGTTGTAGTAGATTTTTCTAAAACAGAAAAAGTAGAAGCTTAA
- a CDS encoding fumarylacetoacetate hydrolase family protein, producing the protein MKILGIGSNYITDLKDIAEKKNAKKFIFSKPESSLAVNCDVEYPSSITNELIYEVELVVKIGKEGKNISKETANSYISEIAVGIDYTATDILKDARETKHPWDFAKGFDGAAPISSFKPVSDYNLGDIDFDLKINGEEKQKSNTAYMIHDFADIIVFISKYMTLQPGDLIFTGTPALGKGEIFKGDQLQCSVNGELLLDFKMI; encoded by the coding sequence ATGAAAATATTAGGAATTGGAAGTAATTACATTACTGACTTAAAAGACATTGCAGAAAAAAAGAATGCAAAAAAGTTTATCTTTTCTAAGCCAGAAAGTAGTTTAGCTGTTAATTGTGATGTGGAGTACCCAAGTAGCATTACAAACGAGTTAATTTACGAAGTAGAATTGGTTGTTAAAATAGGTAAAGAAGGAAAAAACATTTCTAAAGAAACTGCAAATTCTTACATTTCTGAAATTGCTGTTGGTATTGATTATACCGCTACAGATATTTTAAAAGACGCTAGAGAAACTAAACATCCTTGGGATTTTGCGAAAGGTTTTGATGGTGCTGCTCCTATTTCTAGTTTTAAACCGGTTTCTGATTATAATTTAGGTGATATTGATTTCGATTTAAAAATAAACGGAGAAGAGAAGCAAAAAAGTAATACAGCGTATATGATTCATGATTTTGCTGATATTATTGTGTTTATTTCTAAATACATGACGTTACAGCCAGGAGATTTAATTTTTACAGGAACTCCTGCCCTAGGAAAAGGAGAAATTTTTAAAGGAGATCAATTACAATGTTCTGTAAACGGAGAATTGTTGTTAGATTTTAAAATGATATAA
- a CDS encoding type II toxin-antitoxin system RelE/ParE family toxin yields MTKTAQKKLDNLFYYLITSWNLEIKSDFVKKLDKCIDTIKLHPEIFPESSRKKGLYRLVITKHTTLFYRYTSKKIIIVTLFDTRQNPDKLIQDL; encoded by the coding sequence ATAACTAAAACAGCTCAAAAAAAACTTGATAACCTTTTTTATTATTTAATTACAAGTTGGAATTTAGAAATAAAATCTGATTTCGTAAAAAAATTAGATAAATGTATTGATACAATAAAATTACACCCAGAAATTTTTCCTGAATCATCTAGAAAAAAAGGATTATACAGATTGGTGATTACAAAACATACAACTTTATTTTATAGATATACATCAAAAAAAATAATTATTGTTACACTTTTTGACACAAGACAAAATCCTGATAAGTTAATTCAGGATTTATAA
- a CDS encoding GNAT family N-acetyltransferase: MQLKRSTLQDIPAIMTIIDDAKELLASLHIDQWQNGYPNAEQVENDIKNNESYVVVNDDNIVMATSMFTFKKEPTYKEVIDGNWLVDEDKVYGVIHRMAIKKKFRKLGLATFLFNEFHQQLKDQKIESLKIDTHEDNLGMQSLIKKLGYTYCGIIYTSYNAKRLAFEKVIS, encoded by the coding sequence ATGCAATTAAAACGTTCCACTTTACAAGATATTCCTGCAATAATGACAATTATAGATGATGCCAAAGAACTCTTAGCATCCTTACATATTGATCAATGGCAAAACGGATATCCGAATGCTGAGCAAGTAGAAAATGACATCAAAAATAATGAAAGTTATGTTGTTGTAAATGATGACAATATTGTTATGGCAACCTCTATGTTTACATTCAAAAAAGAACCAACTTACAAAGAAGTTATAGACGGAAATTGGTTGGTAGATGAAGATAAAGTGTACGGAGTAATCCATAGAATGGCAATTAAAAAAAAGTTTAGAAAATTAGGTCTGGCAACATTTCTTTTCAATGAATTTCATCAACAATTAAAAGATCAAAAAATAGAAAGTTTAAAGATTGATACGCATGAAGACAACCTCGGAATGCAATCTTTAATAAAGAAATTGGGTTATACTTATTGCGGAATTATTTACACAAGCTACAATGCAAAAAGATTGGCTTTTGAGAAAGTGATTTCTTAA